In Magnolia sinica isolate HGM2019 chromosome 12, MsV1, whole genome shotgun sequence, a single genomic region encodes these proteins:
- the LOC131220549 gene encoding protein NDR1-like — protein sequence MSSYTEIPVQTPHPHPQTTTTPTPTPTTRLTTRPRIKHPGTRYYVHRVKESLTTRVSKFLCSCFLGLLFIVGLIAFILWLSLRPHRPRVHVNSFTVTGIAPDNGIQNSIISFNVSIRNPNQNVDIYYDEVDGTVYFREVKIVTVVLLYPFYQPNKNTTFANGTLSLASLSVTDSWPQIMANGTVDFRLELISAIRFKVASWMTRKHRMHADCAVLVGSDGQISPTSKNKRCSLYFY from the coding sequence ATGTCATCCTACACCGAAATCCCAGTCCAAACACCACACCCACATCCCCAAACAACAACAACACCCACACCAACACCCACAACAAGACTCACAACAAGACCCAGAATAAAACATCCCGGCACCCGCTATTACGTCCACCGTGTTAAGGAAAGCCTCACAACCCGAGTATCAAAATTCCTCTGCTCTTGTTTCCTCGGCCTTCTTTTCATCGTAGGCCTCATTGCTTTCATCCTCTGGCTAAGCCTCCGACCCCACCGCCCAAGAGTCCACGTTAACAGCTTCACCGTTACCGGCATCGCACCAGATAACGGAATTCAAAATTCCATTAtctccttcaatgtttccattcgCAACCCTAACCAAAATGTAGATATCTACTACGATGAGGTTGACGGCACCGTTTACTTCCGTGAAGTAAAGATCGTCACAGTCGTATTGCTTTACCCCTTCTATCAGCCCAATAAGAACACAACATTCGCTAATGGGACCTTGTCTCTCGCATCTTTGTCGGTCACCGATAGTTGGCCCCAGATCATGGCGAACGGGACCGTTGATTTCCGTTTGGAGCTGATATCAGCGATCAGGTTCAAGGTGGCCAGTTGGATGACTAGGAAGCATCGAATGCATGCCGACTGCGCAGTATTGGTTGGATCCGACGGTCAGATATCGCCCACCTCGAAAAACAAGAGGTGTTCCCTTTATTTCTACTAG